The Actinocorallia herbida DNA window ACCGGCTGGACGTCCATCGCGGCGCCGAGACCTCCGAGAGCTCCCCCGTCCTCCTCTTCGTACACGGCGGCGGCTTCATCGCCGGCGAAAAGCGCACCGAGGGCAGCCCTTACTACGACCATGTGGGCGGCTGGGCGGCCGAGCGCGGCTTCGTCGGAGTCACCGTGAACTACCGGCTCGCGCCCGCGCATCCCTGGCCGTCGGGCTCCCAGGACGTCGCCGCGGCCGTGGAGTGGATCCGGGACAACATCACCGCCCACGGCGGCGATCCGGAAAGGATCGTGGTGGCCGGGCACTCCGCGGGCGCCTCCCACGTCGCGGGCTACCTCGCCGGGCACGGGGGGACTCCCCCGCACGTGGCGGCAGCGGTGCTGCTGTCGGGGATCTACACCCTGCGCGATGCGGAGCGGAACCCGCTCCTGCGTGCCTACTACGGCGGAGACCCCGCCCTCTATGAGGCCCGTGAGCCGCTGGCCGGCCTGGTCGAATCCGGCCTGCCCGTGCTCTACGGCGTCGCCGAGTACGACCCGCCGGATTTCCAGGAACAGGCCGCCGCCGTCATCGCGGCCCACTTCGCACGCCACGGCGCCGTCCCCGCGTTCGCCCACGTCCAGGGCCACCACCACATCTCCGAGATCGTCTCGCTCGGCATCGACGAGCCGGCTCTCGGCGTGACGCTGGAGCACTTCATCAGAAGGAGCACATCATGATCGCCCCCATCCTCGTCGACGGCGTGGAGGTGCAGGCCCCCCTGGCCCCGGTGCTCAACCCCGCGCGGACCTCGGAGGTCGTCGGCGAGTACGCCATGGGCGGCACCAGGGAGGCCGATCTGGCGGTGGAGGCCGCCCGCGCCGCGTTTCCTTCCTGGTCCGCGCTGCCCGCGACCGAGCGCGCCTCCTATCTCCGCAAGGCCGCGGACGCGATCGAGACCGAGGTCGACCGGCTCGCCGTTCTCATCACCCGCGAGGTCGGCAAGGTCCTGCCGGAGTCCCACGGGGACGTCGCCGGAGCCCCGTCCCTCCTGCGGTACTTCGCCTCCCTCGCCGAACGGATCGA harbors:
- a CDS encoding alpha/beta hydrolase is translated as MSYAEAIRKTPSEVTPETVQAMHRLFAPAHLSRTYQAPVISRDLAYGTDERHRLDVHRGAETSESSPVLLFVHGGGFIAGEKRTEGSPYYDHVGGWAAERGFVGVTVNYRLAPAHPWPSGSQDVAAAVEWIRDNITAHGGDPERIVVAGHSAGASHVAGYLAGHGGTPPHVAAAVLLSGIYTLRDAERNPLLRAYYGGDPALYEAREPLAGLVESGLPVLYGVAEYDPPDFQEQAAAVIAAHFARHGAVPAFAHVQGHHHISEIVSLGIDEPALGVTLEHFIRRSTS